The proteins below are encoded in one region of Knoellia sp. S7-12:
- a CDS encoding GNAT family N-acetyltransferase, which yields MEPVVAATVAEIRPANESSWSDLQAVFGTRGPAARCQCQRYKLQRRESFAQHRVEERQDRLREQTDCGHPGSEYTSGLVAYWDGEPVGWCAVEPRPAFPGLQHSPVPWADRDQDRMDESVWSITCVLARTGHRRRGISKALIRAAVDRAREGGAKAVEAYPMTTGSAISEELHHGLIDSYLEAGFLELGRPTSRRAVVRLDFLSD from the coding sequence ATGGAGCCTGTTGTAGCTGCGACCGTCGCAGAGATTCGGCCCGCGAACGAGTCGAGCTGGTCGGACCTGCAGGCCGTCTTCGGGACGCGTGGGCCGGCAGCTCGATGCCAGTGCCAGCGATACAAGTTGCAACGACGCGAGAGCTTCGCCCAGCACCGGGTCGAGGAGCGCCAAGACCGACTGCGGGAGCAGACTGATTGCGGGCATCCGGGAAGTGAGTACACGAGCGGTTTGGTGGCCTATTGGGACGGCGAGCCTGTCGGGTGGTGCGCGGTGGAACCGCGCCCGGCCTTCCCCGGCCTGCAGCACAGCCCGGTGCCGTGGGCTGATCGCGACCAGGACCGCATGGACGAGTCGGTGTGGTCGATCACGTGCGTCCTGGCTCGGACAGGACATCGCCGACGTGGGATCAGCAAGGCGCTGATCCGGGCTGCCGTGGATCGCGCGCGTGAGGGCGGCGCGAAGGCCGTGGAGGCCTATCCAATGACGACGGGCAGTGCGATCTCCGAGGAGCTTCACCACGGCTTGATCGACAGCTATCTGGAGGCTGGGTTCCTCGAGCTTGGGCGCCCCACATCGCGTCGGGCCGTGGTCCGCCTCGACTTCCTGTCCGACTGA
- a CDS encoding DUF222 domain-containing protein, with translation MTTATELTYADCVDRLRAAQEAAAALPSVVWQATGAELGAGLQALGELSAVAEGAEAAITIDALDRGEPAASNPPVNNREWVMHHHRRYAVAGAGTLATVADACRDSRHTILRDAVTSGRVSIATAMVILKEMRLLKPHLNPDAVDTVWHAYMTLGERHDARTVRRLRDELLARHGHDGEFDDTEDRAKKGESLTLGKEIAPGLWEYVLRITREGRACLEAAIGPLTAPTPTPADEHGPAEPDLRPHDLRRAHALLAVIGRAQKAGDKTWSSTKAQIFVQITLEDLQNKAGAGSLLGGLTTGELVTPDTVRRWACDATIIPTLLNTCGEAVDLGRAERFFTPAQIKRLWLRDRHCTYPGCDAPAAWTDAHHLIHWADGGPSDLTNAALLCQRHHTTVHSQRYHGWIETDPHGRQHVVWDRTRGAYDHALTRLDTGRGLDRDGPTHPSQRPSSPTAEAIPRASGDDNIWHRQ, from the coding sequence ATGACCACGGCAACGGAGCTGACCTACGCGGACTGCGTGGACCGGTTGCGTGCTGCTCAAGAAGCGGCGGCCGCGTTGCCGTCGGTGGTGTGGCAAGCCACCGGTGCCGAGCTCGGCGCGGGCCTTCAAGCCCTGGGTGAACTGTCCGCCGTGGCTGAAGGCGCCGAAGCAGCGATCACCATCGACGCCCTCGACCGCGGCGAACCAGCCGCCTCGAACCCACCCGTCAACAACCGGGAATGGGTGATGCACCACCACCGCAGGTATGCCGTCGCTGGCGCCGGCACCCTGGCCACCGTCGCCGACGCCTGCCGAGACTCCCGCCACACCATCCTGCGCGACGCCGTCACGTCCGGGCGGGTCAGCATCGCCACCGCGATGGTCATCCTCAAAGAAATGCGCCTGCTCAAGCCCCACCTCAACCCCGACGCCGTCGACACCGTCTGGCACGCGTACATGACGTTGGGTGAACGCCACGACGCACGCACCGTGCGCCGGCTGCGTGATGAACTCCTGGCCCGCCACGGCCACGACGGCGAGTTCGACGACACCGAGGACCGCGCCAAGAAGGGCGAATCCCTGACCCTGGGCAAAGAGATCGCACCCGGGCTCTGGGAGTACGTCCTACGCATCACCCGCGAAGGACGCGCCTGCTTGGAAGCCGCGATCGGGCCCTTGACCGCTCCCACCCCCACCCCCGCCGACGAGCACGGCCCCGCCGAACCCGACCTGCGACCCCACGACCTGCGCCGCGCCCACGCCCTCCTCGCCGTGATCGGCCGAGCCCAAAAAGCCGGAGACAAGACCTGGTCCTCCACCAAAGCCCAGATCTTCGTCCAGATCACCCTCGAAGACCTCCAGAACAAGGCCGGCGCAGGATCACTGCTCGGCGGCCTGACCACCGGCGAACTCGTCACCCCCGACACCGTCCGACGGTGGGCCTGCGACGCCACCATCATCCCCACCCTCCTCAACACCTGCGGTGAAGCAGTCGACCTCGGCCGAGCCGAACGCTTCTTCACCCCCGCCCAAATCAAACGCCTCTGGCTGCGCGACCGCCACTGCACCTACCCCGGCTGCGACGCCCCCGCCGCGTGGACCGACGCCCACCACCTCATCCACTGGGCAGACGGCGGCCCCTCCGACCTCACCAACGCCGCCCTCCTGTGCCAAAGACACCACACCACCGTGCACTCCCAGCGCTACCACGGCTGGATCGAAACCGACCCCCACGGACGACAACACGTCGTCTGGGACAGAACACGAGGCGCCTACGACCACGCCCTCACCCGACTCGACACCGGCCGCGGCCTCGACCGCGACGGACCAACGCACCCATCGCAGCGGCCATCATCACCAACTGCCGAAGCCATACCCCGCGCCTCCGGCGACGACAACATCTGGCACCGACAATGA
- a CDS encoding MFS transporter produces the protein MSARGQAQGQAPGIAGTDAESPEHGGLFGPEYAALTLAIVSLISVIAFESMAVSTAMPEVAVELDAVRSYGLAFSVMLTTQLLGIVLAGVWCDRAGSLPSLLTGQVLFAVGCGICGASTEFAPFLLGRAVAGLGAGLTFVAGFVLIGRTYPEALRPRVFSAISAAWVLPSLIGPALAGWVTSTWSWRWVFWIVIVPVALALVVLLVRRGQIRAADAGVEASSRDHHSHVRAAWLGLGIAVSAGVMQWGTHELELTWSTKTVAALVGLLGVFICAPRLLPAGTFTMRRGLSSVMLSRFFLPCAFFGTITYIPLMLTGERGLTLAQAGLVLAIGSIGWSVGSWVQGRDRFAGRRDRLVSLGGGALATGLLGVVVVTWAGWWPWWVAAPLAVAGLGMGLGTASLSVLALSLTAPADHGSASSNLQLSDVLGSVIGIAGTGAVFAALHTRAGEDVPAFVAMWLGTAAIATMVIVAGRRIRST, from the coding sequence GAGTCACCCGAGCATGGTGGCCTCTTCGGGCCGGAGTATGCCGCGCTCACCCTCGCGATCGTCTCGCTCATCTCGGTCATCGCGTTCGAGTCCATGGCCGTCTCCACCGCGATGCCCGAGGTCGCCGTCGAGCTCGACGCCGTGCGGTCCTATGGCCTGGCGTTCTCGGTCATGCTCACGACCCAGCTCCTCGGCATCGTCCTCGCCGGCGTGTGGTGCGACCGGGCCGGCTCGCTCCCCTCGCTCCTCACCGGACAGGTCCTCTTCGCCGTGGGCTGCGGGATCTGCGGGGCCTCGACGGAGTTTGCGCCGTTCCTCCTCGGCCGCGCGGTGGCCGGTCTCGGGGCCGGGCTGACCTTCGTGGCGGGCTTCGTGCTGATCGGTCGCACGTATCCAGAAGCGTTGCGGCCCAGGGTCTTCAGTGCTATCAGCGCTGCCTGGGTGCTCCCGTCCCTCATCGGGCCGGCGCTCGCCGGGTGGGTGACGAGCACATGGTCCTGGCGCTGGGTTTTCTGGATCGTCATCGTCCCGGTCGCCCTGGCCCTCGTTGTGCTGCTCGTGCGACGGGGACAGATTCGGGCAGCGGATGCCGGAGTCGAGGCATCGAGCCGTGACCACCACTCACACGTGCGGGCGGCCTGGCTCGGGCTCGGGATTGCCGTGTCCGCAGGCGTCATGCAGTGGGGCACCCACGAGCTCGAGCTGACCTGGTCGACCAAGACCGTCGCTGCCCTGGTGGGGCTGCTCGGCGTGTTCATCTGTGCACCACGGTTGCTCCCTGCTGGCACCTTCACGATGCGGCGCGGTCTGTCGTCGGTGATGCTGAGCAGGTTCTTCTTGCCTTGTGCCTTCTTCGGCACGATCACCTACATCCCGCTCATGCTCACCGGCGAGCGAGGGCTCACCCTGGCGCAGGCGGGCCTGGTGCTCGCGATCGGCTCCATCGGGTGGTCCGTGGGGTCGTGGGTGCAGGGTCGGGACCGTTTTGCTGGTCGGCGTGATCGGCTCGTCAGTCTGGGTGGCGGTGCTCTCGCGACCGGCTTGCTCGGCGTCGTCGTGGTGACCTGGGCAGGCTGGTGGCCGTGGTGGGTTGCGGCACCGCTCGCGGTCGCGGGGCTCGGCATGGGACTGGGCACGGCGAGCCTGTCCGTCCTCGCACTCTCGCTGACGGCACCGGCCGACCACGGTTCCGCGTCATCGAACCTCCAGCTCTCCGACGTCCTCGGCTCGGTGATCGGGATCGCTGGCACGGGCGCGGTTTTCGCTGCGTTGCACACGCGGGCAGGCGAGGACGTGCCAGCCTTTGTTGCGATGTGGTTGGGAACGGCCGCGATTGCCACAATGGTCATCGTGGCCGGGCGTCGGATCCGCTCAACATGA